A DNA window from Betta splendens chromosome 6, fBetSpl5.4, whole genome shotgun sequence contains the following coding sequences:
- the si:ch211-272n13.3 gene encoding ankyrin repeat domain-containing protein 26 isoform X2, which yields MKKIFSFAKKKKHPSSTPDSGSVLSVGYELKDKDLGKVHKAASGGDLSKLKQLAKKNDINQLDKENRTALHIACASGHVEVVQFLVESKAKLNLCDNQNRSALMKAVQGQHERCVSILLENHADPNLVDINGNTALHLTANIPSISTAVLLLEHEADINAQNKEGFTPLTVSVREDHIEMAEFLLKEGADVNVLDQDQRSPLMIAAGNGQIGMLRLLLQFNADITLKDTKGWSADDYAVMNGHHPCSLLIIEHGTQRNNGSSLSHQGLSKTMKSSLLGSPSRDVEGGFSVGGPAIDKDDYKDTSQSESLSRVSKSGADEWPSTDDDDDESGLIEKTVHKVNLRKMIASKKGEASLQPDRSLSSTESLPETENRAQRTPSLPKVLPSNRGLQQPVDPSPLSLISNVPQMISTPLPTHRKKEDSTDNEDNNNDEEGDEERDTSNENDLLEESGHSLDTASPVHETEDSKDKKRDFLSELGLQKEDEEQDSWDSESHLDDPSVPHEEKEGMHPQTVDEIATTEDKMEENLFYIPSFLRGETGSRMAVLEPWRNVGRPRGSQGEAGNKDKDDTEEQLVDECGTLQKETEKAKWEPLNVLSKLEGEHDQKTDLMEELGLGDVDDLEDASDWDSASTASKRTLPGRRLAASPEVQTFPQSSAVKAPEEDINVAAPLTPQGSINPGEIPPSTPSKVTVQPQPRARMTIRQEPESEEDWEPDDITSSNTSKLEDKSSPKMSSIERDAEIDTQQQKEEYDAVGTCELDCVNSCPPDGGGKDIGLQDQCSSEDKGHRGDDAPWEKNYEKLWVEVEKREVKSTFKNVAGELKEKFGELFTSRRPAEDATEAKQETAESPAEEDSSDEEGEVIERPSARARSTVLLTIPEQRESGLEDSVTESTDNSYCEDQIEVGEPSVNRSNIQHEAVPLSGDAQEDCSFPSPQVTSAEIEINKEGVISHTLTFSDIHCNSVPKHETKPAPLHKQHVDLVRKDKMTDVEQAHLNSACLGEGSEESSKYHPPSVSRHLASVLGVSDDELEEDMNTFKLKVEEETTKTAMELPKSSTSLIIGGSAFEVDLEKPETNLRCLPSQVGLIHPEKRPAAIKRTSEAPVALQQTSSNRQQETAVERTLQLELVRGAQHGRAPQTNTLTNGDPLSVFDDSTLSELSDDEGRLTTSGHLKNEKHDEVEMAEDFDEVTQSSDTATDDMDSPTSGYRHASLLIQKLDSATLDSRSMVKLQNIFHEYERSIQKARSRHGYLSDKVNQLEMERADLRTSLEEVKDLKSDLDRHKLELQTEVTNLKFQLKQEQENRRNATMMYNTTRDKLRRTEEQHQLEIQERQKVELTLRNLELEMRTLVNNIKRLEEDHNETQRLLAQERSARALQENLLNSHLRKQQEIEEENKRNISKSSEALSQLTEASDRERELVQQTVTLQEQLHILRTELEHSQANSSLKEGHILEENEALKEQLEDARRDLKLNGEALAQTVYNCNNQMSTLKSELAIITTRLENERQTRESLESELESTRVRLAGAIKEAEQCLGAHSDSEKALLWEKEEHQRLKDRLTGEVASQREAVSSMSQKLTKEEARANSLENEVHRATLQLTEKGLLLEVLQREKDQAAARVKELDSALQAERESASHARARQDVTQERLAQAQSESMLLRQQLEESQNKGAVKERAVTDAQERFSDQLSKLRSDCEDRVQLIEERNKELASKAADFRGQILKLEEEKGERETNLRQLQQELADSLKKLSMSEASLEVNTRYRNDLEEEKARLLKDMDRLKGKLEESEDQYVQAERRINSLKNSLDEKEKEHAMTVQKLQEALSASALTETVVKQLEEAVQRLEIENARLEAAAKQQSNKIEALQKGAQEAAMLTEGSSGEGAGIVHVRSHLEDLVSNLQSSKMTLEDQLSREVQKQSMLSHTAQDSQALWEEELKSRSKLGLRLAELEKEKGELSTQMEIEKKKAKKITEQKKAVDTRLDQEMKRNTELQKEMYRLRTLLKTAKKKLRDQDTGGAEFGSPMSSLRMDMGRHGQPEVAIGRMKDKVEDLQVELEKEASRRSQLEKVNGELKDQLTSLRSLGRSNDLLERSKRQLEEEVLDLRRKMETAQMEQSHVEQYRRDAEERARQELQQKLEQVNLFLQSQAASQEALDQIKATNEASLRSQMEQKIRELESQLGRARTTQQDSFNQRDSTRTELDRYRQLYTDELRLRKSLAAKLDRANNRLAEANSKLLSERSKPLMTSSITNGGLGGPSLELGALGSPANYVSTLGPLSRSLGLGLSFLSPVTDAQNSRVEDYLAKMQSELDRNISKELNNATAELNVAADRLSPVGSASRVELDPVSRATQQYLEVLKRNNMI from the exons ATgaagaaaatattcagctttgctaagaagaagaaacaccCGTCCAGTACTCCTGACAGTGGGAGCGTACTGTCTGTTGGCTATGAGTTGAAAGACAAGGATCTGGGGAAGGTTCACAAGGCTGCCTCAGGAGGGGATCTGTCAAAGCTGAAGCAGCTTGCTAAAAAAAATGACATCAATCAACTTGACAAGGAGAACAG AACTGCTCTTCACATTGCCTGTGCTAGTGGACATGTTGAGGTggtccaattcctggttgagaGCAAAGCCAAGCTTAACCTATGTGACAATCAAAATAGATCTGCCTTAATGAAG GCAGTGCAGGGCCAACATGAGCGCTGTGTGAGTATACTGCTGGAGAATCATGCTGATCCTAATCTTGTGGACATCAATGGCAATACAGCACTGCATTTAACAGCAAACATCCCATCCATCTCCACTGCTGTCCTTCTGTTGGAGCATGAGGCTGACATCAATGCACAAAATAAG GAGGGATTCACACCATTGACTGTGTCAGTCCGTGAGGATCATATTGAGATGGCTGAGTTTCTCCTCAAAGAGGGTGCTGATGTTAATGTATTGGACCAAGATCAGAG GTCCCCATTAATGATAGCTGCTGGCAATGGACAAATTGGTATGCTACGGTTGCTCCTGCAGTTCAATGCAGATATTACACTTAAAGATACCAAAGGATGGTCAGCTGATGACTATGCAGTAATGAATGGACATCATCC TTGCTCCCTCCTGATCATTGAACACGGTACCCAGAGAAACAATGGATCGTCACTCTCACATCAAGGCCTGAGCAAAACAATGAAATCATCATTGTTGGGCAGCCCTTCCAGAGATGTTGAAGGAGGTTTCTCTGTTGGGGGCCCAGCCATTGACAAAGACG ATTATAAAGACACTTCTCAGTCAGAGTCACTTAGTCG AGTTTCAAAAAGTGGTGCAGATGAATGGCCTTCAAcagacgacgatgatgatgaatcTGGTTTAATAGAAAAG aCGGTACATAAGGTAAACCTCAGAAAAATGATTGCTTCAAAAAAGGGAGAAG cttctctgcagcctgacagaTCTTTGAGCAGTACAGAGTCTTTGCCAGAGACTGAGAATAGAGCCCAGAGAACCCCATCCCTCCCCAAGGTGTTACCATCCAACAGAGGTCTGCAGCAACCCGTAgatccttctcctctttccttaatttccaatgtaccCCAGATGATTTCCACACCTCTCCCAACCCATAGAAAG AAAGAAGATTCCACTGATAATGAGGACAATAACAATGATGAGGAGGGGGATGAAGAAAGAGACACCTCGAATGAAAATGATCTGCTTGAGGAGAGTGGCCACTCACTTGACACTGCTTCACCTGTTCATGAGACAGAAGACTCTAAAGACAAGAAAAGGG ATTTCTTGTCAGAGCTTGGTCTGCAGAAGGAAGACGAAGAGCAGGATTCTTGGGACTCTGAG TCCCACCTTGATGATCCCAGTGTGCCACATGAAGAGAAGGAAGGCATGCATCCCCAGACGGTCGATGAGATTGCCACTACTGAAGACAAGATGGAAGAAA ACTTGTTTTATATTCCCTCTTTTTTAAGAGGGGAGACAGGCAGTAGGATGGCAGTTCTAGAGCCTTGGAGGAATGTAGGCAGGCCGAGAGGCAGCCAGGGAGAGG CTGGAAACAAGGATAAGGATGATACGGAAGAGCAACTTGTTGATGAATGTGGCACTTTACAGAAAGAG ACTGAAAAAGCAAAGTGGGAACCACTTAATGTTTTAAGCAAACTTGAAGGGGAGCATGACCAAAAGACAG ACCTAATGGAAGAGCTGGGGCTGGGTGATGTTGATGATCTGGAAG ATGCATCAGACTGGGACTCAGCCAGCACTGCTAGCAAGAGAACTCTCCCTGGAAGAAGACTGGCTGCCTCCCCTGAAGTTCAGACGTTCCCACAAAGTTCAGCTGTAAAGGCCCCAGAAGAAGACATTAACGTAGCAGCACCTCTGACACCTCAAGGGAGCATCAACCCTGGTGAGATACCACCCAGCACACCCTCTAAAGTCACGGTACAGCCCCAGCCTCGAGCAAGGATGACGATTCGTCAGGAACCAGAGAGTGAGGAAG ACTGGGAGCCAGACGATATAACGTCTAGCAATACATCCAAACTAGAAGACAAAA GTTCCCCTAAGATGTCATCAATAGAAAGAGACGCAGAGATTGACACGCAGCAACAAAAG GAGGAATATGATGCAGTAGGTACATGTGAGTTAGACTGCGTTAACTCATGCCCACCTGATGGTGGAGGGAAGGATATTGGCTTACAAGATCAGTGCAGTTCTGAAGATAAAGGTCACAGAGGTGATGATGCACCATGGGAGAAAAACTATGAGAAGCTCTGGGTAGAGGTGGAGAAAAGAGAGGTGAAATCCACTTTCAAGAATGTTGCTGGTGAATTAAAAGAGAAGTTTGGCGAACTGTTCACATCAAGACGTCCTGCAGAAGACGCCACAGAAGCGAAACAGGAGACAGCTGAAAGTCCTGCCGAAGAAGATTCAAGTGATGAAGAAGGAGAAGTGATTGAGCGCCCTTCAGCCAGAGCAAGAAGTACTGTCCTTCTCACTATACCTGAGCAGAGGGAATCTGGACTGGAAGATTCTGTGACAGAGTCAACTGACAATTCCTATTGTGAGGACCAGATAGAGGTTGGTGAGCCCTCAGTTAACAGGAGCAACATTCAGCATGAAGCAGTCCCACTCAGTGGTGATGCACAGGAAGACTGCAGTTTTCCTTCACCACAAGTCACCTCAGCAGAGATAGAGATCAACAAAGAAGGTGTCATAAGTCACACACTAACCTTCTCTGATATTCACTGTAACTCAGTCCCAAAACATGAGACCAAACCTGCGCCGCTTCACAAACAGCATGTGGACCTAGTCAGGAAGGACAAAATGACTGATGTGGAGCAAGCTCATTTGAACAGCGCATGTTTAGGAGAGGGTTCTGAGGAGTCGTCCAAGTATCATCCTCCCTCAGTAAGCAGACATTTAGCCTCTGTCCTGGGTGTCTCTGATGACGAGCTGGAAGAGGacatgaacacatttaaattaaag GTTGAGGAGGAGACAACAAAGACTGCAATGGAGTTACCAAAATCCAGCACCTCCTTGATTATTGGTGGATCAGCATTTGAAGTAGACCTGGAGAAACCCGAGACCAATTTAAGATGCCTCCCAAGTCAAGTTGGTTTAATTCATCCGGAAAAACGACCTGCAGCCATCAAGCG CACCAGCGAAGCACCAGTGGCACTCCAGCAGACCAGTAGCAACAgacagcaggaaacagctgtagAGAGGAcgttgcagctggagctggtcaGAGGGGCCCAGCATGGCAGAGCCCCTCAGACCAACACCCTTACTAATGGAGatcctctctctgtgtttgacgATAGCACTTTAAGTGAATTGTCGGACGATGAAGGAAG GCTGACAACCAGTGGACACCTGAAAAACGAG AAGCATGACGAGGTGGAGATGGCAGAAGACTTTGATGAAGTTACTCAGTCATCAGACACAGCCACAGATGACATGGATTCCCCTACTTCAGGCTATCGTCATGCATCTCTGCTCATTCAGAAGCTAGACTCAGCCACATTAG ACTCGAGAAGCatggtgaagctgcagaacatTTTCCACGAATATGAGCGCTCCATTCAAAAGGCAAGAAGTCGTCATGGATACCTGTCCGACAAGGTGAACCAGCTGGAAATGGAGAGGGCAGACCTGAGGACCTCACTTGAGGAAGTTAAGGATCTTAAGTCTGACTTGGACCGACATAAGCTAGAATTGCAGACTGAAGTCACAAACCTCAA ATTTCAGCTGAAACAGGAGCAGGAAAATCGCAGAAATGCCACCATGATGTATAACACTACCAGAGACAAgctgaggaggacggaggagcagcaCCAGTTGGAGATTCAGGAGAGACAGAAGGTGGAGCTCACCCTCAGGAACCTAGAGCTGGAGATGAGGACGCTGGTCAACAACATCAAACGG CTTGAAGAAGATCACAATGAGACCCAGAGACTGCTGGCTCAGGAGCGCAGTGCGCGTGCTCTTCAGGAGAACTTGCTCAACAGTCATCTTCGTAAACAACAGGAGAtagaggaggagaacaaaagaAATATAAGCAAAAGTAGTGAG GCCTTGTCTCAGCTCACTGAGGCCagtgacagggagagagaaTTGGTCCAGCAAACTGTTACTTTACAGGAACAGCTACACATTCTAAGGACAGAGCTTGAGCATTCACAGGCCAACAGCAGTCTGAAGGAGGGTCACATCCTggaggagaacgaggccctCAAAGAACAGCTAGAAGATGCTCGGCGAGATCTCAAACTCAACGGTGAAGCCTTGGCACAAACCGTCTATAACTGCAATAACCAGATGTCCACCCTCAAGTCTGAGCTGGCTATAATAACTACCCGTCTGGAAAATGAACGGCAAACACGGGAATCACTGGAGTCAGAGCTCGAGTCCACTCGCGTTCGTCTGGCTGGGGCCATAAAGGAGGCTGAGCAATGCCTGGGAGCTCACTCAGACTCAGAGAAAGCGCTTCTCTGGGAGAAAGAGGAACACCAGCGCCTCAAAGACAGGCTCACAG GTGAAGTAGCCAGTCAACGCGAGGCCGTCAGCAGCATGTCTCAGAAACTGACCAAGGAGGAGGCACGTGCAAACAGCCTGGAGAATGAGGTCCATCGGGCCACACTGCAGCTGACAGAGAAAGGCCTGCTGCTGGAAGTCCTGCAGCGGGAGAAGGACCAAGCAGCTGCACGTGTTAAGGAACTGGATTCAGCTCTGCAGGCAGAGCGGGAGAGCGCCAGCCATGCTCGAGCTCGCCAAGACGTCACACAGGAGCGGTTAGCCCAAGCGCAGAGCGAGAGTATGCTATTACGGCAACAGCTAGAGGAGTCCCAAAACAAAGGCGCTGTGAAAGAACGCGCTGTAACAGATGCCCAAGAGCGCTTCAGTGACCAACTCTCCAAGCTGCGCTCCGACTGTGAAGACAGGGTGCAGCTAATAGAGGAGAGAAACAAGGAGCTCGCCAGTAAAGCCGCAGATTTCAGAGGTCAAATCTTAAAgttggaggaagagaagggtGAAAGAGAG ACTAATctgaggcagctgcagcaggagcttgcTGACTCCCTCAAGAAGTTGTCTATGAGTGAAGCGTCTTTAGAGGTCAACACACGATACCGCaatgacctggaggaggagaaggctcGGCTGCTCAAAGACATGGACAGGCTCAAAGGAAAG CTGGAAGAAAGTGAAGATCAGTATGTGCAGGCTGAGAGACGCATTAATAGTCTTAAGAACAGTCTtgatgaaaaggaaaaggagcaTGCCATGACTGTCCAGAAACTTCAGGAGGCACTGTCTGCTTCAGCACTCACTGAGACCGTCGTCAAACAGCTTGAGGAAGCTGTGCaaag GCTGGAAATTGAAAACGCCAGGCTGGAAGCTGCAGCGAAGCAACAGTCCAACAAAATTGAAGCGCTTCAAAAAGGGGCTCAGGAAGCTGCAATG CTAACTGAAGGCTCATCTGGAGAAGGGGCTGGTATTGTACAT GTCAGAAGTCATTTGGAGGACTTGGTTTCAAATCTCCAAAGCAGTAAGATGACTTTGGAAGACCAACTCAGTAGAGAG gTTCAGAAACAAAGCATGCTGTCCCACACAGCCCAGGACTCTCAGGCCttgtgggaggaggagctgaagagccGCTCTAAGTTAGGGCTGCGTTTGGCAGAGCTAGAAAAGGAGAAAGGAGAACTGAGCACTCAG atggaaatagaaaagaaaaaagccaaaaaaatCACGGAGCAGAAGAAGGCGGTTGACACTCGGCTGGATCAGGAAATGAagagaaacactgagctgcaaAAAGAAATGTACAG GCTACGGACTTTATTGAAGACTGCAAAGAAGAAGCTGCGGGATCAGGACACTGGTGGAGCTGAGTTTGGCTCTCCAATGAGCAGTCTGCGGATGGATATGGGCAGGCACGGCCAGCCAGAGGTGGCCATTGGACGAATGAAAGACAAG GTAGAGGATTTGCAGGTAGAGCTGGAGAAAGAAGCATCTCGTCGCAGCCAGTTAGAGAAAGTGAACGGGGAGCTAAAGGATCAACTAACTTCACTCAGGAGCTTGGGTCGCAGTAATGACCTGTTGGAGAGAAGTAAGAGACAGTTGGAAGAGGAGGTACTGGACTTAAGACGTAAGATGGAGACTGCTCAGATGGAGCAGAGCCACGTGGAGCAGTACCGGCGTGATGCAGAGGAGAGGGCACGTCAGGAGTTACAGCAGAAACTGGAGCAGGTCAACCTTTTCCTGCAG TCCCAGGCAGCATCTCAAGAGGCACTGGATCAGATCAAGGCAACCAATGAGGCCAGCCTGCGCTCTCAGATGGAGCAGAAGATCCGTGAGTTGGAGAGTCAACTGGGCCGGGCCCGCACCACCCAGCAGGACAGCTTCAACCAAAGAGACTCCACCCGCACAGAGCTGGACAGATATCGGCAACTTTATACCGATGAGCTGCGTCTGCGCAAGTCCTTGGCTGCCAAACTGGACAG GGCAAACAACCGACTGGCAGAAGCCAACTCTAAGCTTCTCAGTGAGCGTAGTAAGCCTCTTATGACCAGCAGCATCACAAACGGCGGCCTCGGGGGGCCCTCACTTGAACTGGGCGCTTTGGGCTCACCTGCTAACTATGTGTCCACACTGGGGCCCCTGAGCAGAAGTCTTGGCCTGGGACTTTCCTTCCTCAGCCCTGTCACTGATGCACAGAACAGCAGAGTGGAGGACTATCTGGCCAAG atgcAGAGTGAGTTGGATAGAAACATTTCCAAGGAACTGAACAACG ccacagctgagctgaatGTCGCTGCAGACCGTTTGTCCCCGGTGGGCTCTGCCTCgagggtggagctggaccccgtGAGCAGGGCCACGCAGCAGTACCTGGAAGTACTGAAGAGGAACAACATGATCTGA